A genomic segment from Thermodesulfobacteriota bacterium encodes:
- the truA gene encoding tRNA pseudouridine(38-40) synthase TruA, translating into MPTKHKRFKLILEYDGSRYSGWQKQKDAKTIQGSLLRCAGELFGEQVDIQGNGRTDAGVHALEYVAHLEAATDLSPQEIVRRLNDILPQDINVLKVERAGSQFHARHHCVGRSYLYQIAKRKTVFRRHYAWWVKDPLKVPVMREASALLTGMNDFSSFTDHQAIKKKSPLVMVNNTLLHETDDIILFRIVGSHFLWKMIRRIVGVLVAVGNGSLSVDEVRRFLVEPVNLNRFTAPAHGLFFERAFYNDEELKGFISSEEIPPTFLKSRFFRLLAL; encoded by the coding sequence ATGCCCACGAAACACAAGCGATTTAAACTCATTCTGGAGTACGATGGCAGCCGTTACAGTGGCTGGCAGAAGCAGAAGGATGCAAAAACCATCCAGGGGAGTCTCTTGCGGTGCGCAGGCGAACTTTTCGGGGAGCAGGTGGATATCCAGGGCAATGGGCGTACCGATGCCGGCGTCCATGCCTTGGAGTACGTTGCCCACCTGGAGGCAGCGACCGATCTCAGCCCGCAGGAGATCGTCCGGCGGCTCAATGACATTCTACCCCAGGATATAAATGTCCTGAAAGTGGAAAGGGCGGGCTCCCAGTTCCATGCCCGTCATCATTGCGTGGGACGCAGTTACCTGTATCAGATTGCCAAGCGTAAAACCGTCTTCCGCAGGCATTACGCCTGGTGGGTGAAAGACCCCCTCAAGGTGCCGGTCATGCGGGAGGCGTCAGCCTTACTGACCGGGATGAATGACTTTTCCTCCTTTACCGACCACCAGGCCATCAAGAAGAAGTCTCCCTTGGTTATGGTCAACAATACGTTGCTGCACGAAACTGACGACATCATCCTTTTCCGTATTGTCGGCTCCCATTTCCTCTGGAAGATGATCCGCCGGATCGTCGGCGTGCTGGTTGCCGTGGGAAATGGCAGCCTCAGTGTTGATGAGGTGCGGCGTTTTCTTGTGGAGCCGGTGAACTTGAACCGTTTTACTGCCCCAGCCCACGGCCTTTTCTTTGAACGTGCCTTTTACAACGATGAAGAGCTAAAAGGATTTATCAGTTCGGAAGAAATCCCGCCCACTTTTTTAAAATCCAGGTTTTTTCGCTTACTTGCCCTTTAA